From a single Leopardus geoffroyi isolate Oge1 chromosome E1, O.geoffroyi_Oge1_pat1.0, whole genome shotgun sequence genomic region:
- the LOC123604572 gene encoding CMRF35-like molecule 6 isoform X2, whose translation MCLSSAFLLLCLPGYFTLSIPRILKGTTGGTLVMECRYNVGEEGHRKFWCRGPNWTDCVRVIETEQMAGQEVRRGRVTLRDNPREHLFHVILEDLEEGDADTYWCGVDRATSVPQAPVAVTVFPGSPTVSMMTTETLASMGAPALTSHMASPGLPAWMSGTSAGIPYVASACGLGFLTIWWLGP comes from the exons ATGTGTCTTTCCAGTGCCTTCCTGCTCCTCTGCCTTCCGG GCTATTTCACTCTGAGCATTCCCAGGATCTTAAAAGGCACAACGGGAGGAACATTGGTGATGGAGTGCCGGTACAATGTGGGAGAGGAGGGTCACAGGAAGTTCTGGTGCCGAGGGCCCAACTGGACAGACTGTGTCCGAGTCATTGAAACAGAACAGATGGCAGGGCAAGAGGTGAGGCGTGGCCGAGTAACCCTTCGAGACAACCCCAGAGAGCACCTTTTCCATGTGATCCTGGAGGACCTGGAGGAAGGAGATGCAGACACTTACTGGTGCGGGGTGGACAGGGCCACAAGTGTCCCCCAGGCCCCGGTGGCTGTGACTGTTTTTCCAG GCTCACCGACAGTATCAATGATGACCACTGAGACATTGGCCAGCATGGGAGCCCCAGCTCTGACCAGTCACATGGCCAGCCCTGGCCTTCCTGCCTG GATGTCTGGAACCTCAGCTGGAATCCCATATGTGGCCTCTGCATGTGGTCTGGGCTTCCTTACAATATGGTGGCTGGGTCCATGA
- the LOC123604572 gene encoding CMRF35-like molecule 6 isoform X1, with product MCLSSAFLLLCLPGYFTLSIPRILKGTTGGTLVMECRYNVGEEGHRKFWCRGPNWTDCVRVIETEQMAGQEVRRGRVTLRDNPREHLFHVILEDLEEGDADTYWCGVDRATSVPQAPVAVTVFPGSPTVSMMTTETLASMGAPALTSHMASPGLPAWPFLFFASFLFLVLLKVSLFLSFNYAAIWLAWLQRHL from the exons ATGTGTCTTTCCAGTGCCTTCCTGCTCCTCTGCCTTCCGG GCTATTTCACTCTGAGCATTCCCAGGATCTTAAAAGGCACAACGGGAGGAACATTGGTGATGGAGTGCCGGTACAATGTGGGAGAGGAGGGTCACAGGAAGTTCTGGTGCCGAGGGCCCAACTGGACAGACTGTGTCCGAGTCATTGAAACAGAACAGATGGCAGGGCAAGAGGTGAGGCGTGGCCGAGTAACCCTTCGAGACAACCCCAGAGAGCACCTTTTCCATGTGATCCTGGAGGACCTGGAGGAAGGAGATGCAGACACTTACTGGTGCGGGGTGGACAGGGCCACAAGTGTCCCCCAGGCCCCGGTGGCTGTGACTGTTTTTCCAG GCTCACCGACAGTATCAATGATGACCACTGAGACATTGGCCAGCATGGGAGCCCCAGCTCTGACCAGTCACATGGCCAGCCCTGGCCTTCCTGCCTG GCCCTTCCTGTTCTTTGCCAGCTTCCTATTCCTGGTCTTGCTGAAAGTCAGCCTCTTCCTGAGCTTCAATTATGCTGCCATTTGGTTGGCCTGGCTTCAGCGTCACCTCTGA